The genomic window ATATTCATGTGTCTACCTATAGTTGCTGTTACATGTGCAATGTTGTTGTGCATGTTTTTCTATTCATCTAGTATGTGCATTGGAGTTGAACATACAGTGACAGACAAACAGCAGGAGGATTTGTGTTCACACCTTTCTGTCCACCCAGGTGCCTCTGGATTGACTCTGTCAGTCGACTGAGCCGACCTCGTCGGTGATGCATCCCGACGATGGCGGTCTCCAACTCCTGTCATATCATTCCCATGGCCGCCGAGTTGTTGAGCACGACCAGACCCAGTATTCGAGTCCGCAGGAACGGCAAGGCTTTCCCACGCCGTGAGGACTTATGTCATGTCATTCCCATGGCCGCTGTGAAGACCCTGCCGGCCTGCTTTCCCACGAACACGACCTGCATCCAATCCGGAATGAAAGAGGTGGAATAGCGGTGATGGCTGACGGGGGAGGAGAGAAGGGAGATGGAGGAGGATGGGGAGGGAGGGTGCGATAGCTGCGAGGATCATGgagaaagggggctagggtttggctcGTGTGAACGAGACAACGAGGACGGGATTGTGTGTGGTGCGGGCGCAGATCTGGTTGCGGGCTAAGCTCGTAGGTGAGAGAATGGGAGAGGAGTGGGCGCCGGCAGTGGGGCATAGGGCGGAGGCCGGGGttgggggagaggaggaggcggctgttttttttaaaaaaatgataaGGCGGCTGGGTTGGGAGAATAGAAAGAGGAGGAAGATAGCGCCGGGCCGGCGGCTGGTTGGGTTTTTTAGGGAGGGAGAAAAAACTAGTTCGAagagggtggtgggaggagagacaaaAAAACCAGACAAGATAGATAGGTGGGAGATGAGACGGAAAAAAAAATCACGGGTACTGACCTACCAACTCTCCCTTAAAGAGTAGAGAAAATTATCCCTAACAACACCAAACCCCGTCAACTTTCAAATTATCCCCATGCCTAACAAGATCCGGCTTCACAAAAGAATACGGTGTGTCCCATATCGTGGCGTGAAGGTGCTTAATTACTTGGAATGTACATACGATACAAGGTAACCCCTAAATAAAGTCGTTGACAGCAAATCCTCACGATTTTGATGCGTTCGACCAAAATTCCCTGCTGCCCTGTTGTTTTCCGAACCCACTAAGAATATGTACACAGAAGGGAAAGCTACCTTTCATCTCTACAGTTCATTTAGGGCTGACAATAAATGTGTTATACGACACATTTTCTTACATGAACTACAACCCATCCCGTACATTGAAGAAAAGATGTGTTCTGCTAGGTCCTAGAGGAGACTCTCAAGAAGGGAAGATGACACAATTTCTTTTACTTTTTCTAACTCAGCAATAAGACTAGAACACAACCATACTCCACACTATTCATGAGCTTTCATAGAAAAATTATAAGGCAACCCAATACAAGGGAAGACACTGTATACATGACTAGCCTTTTCACATATGGTCTCTGCATGATGGTGTCAAAGATGCTTGATTTCTTTGAATTGTTGAAAGCATTCAGTAGCTGTTTCCTCCTTTTATTTTCTTGTCGATGTTTCCTTAACGCTTCCCTGAGAGGCATTTTGTACAAGTGCGTATGGGTAGTCAGCCTGGTTTCGCCTAAATCATGCGCAAAGTAAAATAGCCCAGCCTGCAAGCGGCGCTCTTTGTATCTTTGAATGCTATGCCTGATAGATTGCATTGAGCTTTCGATGGCGAGGCGATGCTCTTCGTAAACTTCCCACGTAAGCATGCCATCTCTCACGAGTTCATCGTAGACCTTGAGCGCTGATCTAAAAAAGATGCGTTTGTACGATTCACGGTACAACGATGTGGTCCTGAGAATAAGGTGCCCGTTGACCATTGGGAAGGTACCGTTCTCCTCCCTTCGGCAAAGTCTAAAACTTTTTCTTGGCATCTTGAATTTTTTCTTTCCATGACTTTTGCTGCACAATATAAAATGAGACTCTTAATTAGCCTTGATGCTCAAAATATAGCGAAGGACGGGACTACCAGGATTGATTCGTGAAATTCACGCATGCTCCTGGGAAAAAAATTCATGTCAACCCATGTAAAAAGCTGAGGATTATACCAGACGTCTCGGTTCCCACCGCTGCTAGTCTCCTTCATCAATCCACCCATAAGAGCAGATGCTCGAGAACGATCGATCTGTCTGCCGCGGCCGATATATGTACTCAGCTGGCTCCTTGGCGAGGTTTTTTATATACAACAAAAGCATGGCTGATTGTGATTATATATGGAGGTCCAATCCGAACTCGTGCCCGTCATAGCTGCCAGCCGTACAGATGGAGGAATCCTTACCCCGATTAGGCACAGCAGGAGACGCAGAACATGGTAAGTATTCCTTCGATTCGCCGTCGGACCAGCATAGACCCACCGACCtttcctctctatacgtataaccTGCTCGGTTTAGTGCATCTCAAAATAAATCATCAAACAAATGCCACCAAATTTCCGCAAACACATTCAAACATGGGTTCAAACGTATTCATGGACAGCCGCCCGGGTATAGGCCATCCAATGGTGATGGTGATCATCAGATGTCTCAGTCACATCCGTTCAGTTTCTGAGTACAGAAAAACAAAAAGAGTTAAGAAAAAGGTGCCAAAGATAATAAAGATGGATCAATTTTTTTGGCTTGGAATCATTTGAGCACAGTATAATTACAGTGGATCAGCTGGGGAAAGGATCCTCACTTCCGTCAGTCACTTTTTTCTTTTAACCGTACGATCAATATCCAACAGCCATCAAGTGTGCAATgttcttcttcttttgtttcttcttCCTCCGCCCTGATGTTTTCTCCTACCCCGTAACCTATCCTGTTAGAAATAAATGGGCTTGAGCCATTAACAATTTCTGAAATCACAAAGTAGCCCTTGCATAAAATAGAAAGTGGTGATTCTAAAGTTTAGTACCACCCTGAAAGTTGAGGAAGTGAGAGACCTCTTTATATAGTTCGCTCTCTACACCACACTTATTGAGGTGTGAAGGAGAGAAATAAGAGACCGCATGCGTGTGCGCTCGCCTCTCCATTTCATTTTTTGATGTCTTGGCAGAAAAGTTAATTATTTCTCGTCTAGTAAGTATACGACTTAGAATCCAAGTCGGTTTGAGATCATGATCGCGACACGATACAGCCTCTGGTCCTCTTATATGTACTACTACCGGGCCGCAGCCAAAGATACATCGAAAACACTTaggcctcattcggtttggaggattttcataggaaaaacataggaacaaGAATTCCAGAGGAAATTTTTCTATAGATGCATTCGGTTTATAGGAAAGGCGTACGGGAATATCGTAGGAATACTATTCATTTCCTGTGTTTTTGGAGGAAACTAGacatccactcaaagctcattttACACCTCGGAACGAGACAAGTCAATTCCTTAGGATGGCGAGTGTcatcctatcaaattcctatactAATCCTAATTCCTACATTTTAGTTTCCTCCAAACGGAATGAGCCcttagggttttgcctcatcttgcaacttgcgccgccatcataGTCTACTTTATCCCGAACACCAGCGCGCGGGAGAGCAGGTGCCTGAAATCGTTTGTTCTTGCAACCCTGCATCGGGAGAGCGTGAATTAGGTTTTTTGGGAAGCGCTCTGCGAAACTGCCCAAGTTCGTCATCatgggtcgtcttccgtccaagtcgggcggtgctacttaTCTTCGTCTTCAGCaacagatcgtcgccaacatcgtcaccAACAACGTCGATCCCGCAACAACTAATGAACCGTACATCCATCGTGATATATTCATGTGTCTACCTATAGTTGTTGTTACATGTGCAATGTTGTTGTGCATGTTTTTCAGTTCATCTAGTATGctagattgttgcatgctattTTCTATTAGAGTCATAAAGTacttactggaattaatcatgattTGTTCATCTAATCGATGGGGTCTAAACAACCCTAATCCATAAAATACTAATCGGAACAAAGGCATCGGGATTCTCCTCCCCGCAACCGCTCACCGGAGCGGAAGGCAGAGGGAAGGCGAATCCATGGGGTCGCCGGCTGGAGTGAGAGTTTGCTTTGACCGCCTAAGGTCTGGGGAATTTTCGATCGGGGGACGAGGAGACGAACGCTTGCGAGACGCCTATGATCTGTACTTTTTGAAAAAGGAAAAAATTGTATTGCTTTTGTATAAGGAACAAAAATCTTATCCGTATAAGGCTAGAACTCAGGACTCAGGAGCCTCttctatatatatatctatacaatTTCCGTTCCGTAGTGTGCGATCGATCTGTTGGAATTAATTAAGCAGGCCGTGGTACTTTTGTCCGAGTAGTATTATAGGAATTCTAATCCAATCCGTACGTGGCATAGCACATATACCTAGCACCACCGTGCGTTTCCAGCCGGACGAGATCTAGCAAGCCTCCGGCGAGATCAGTCGACACCAGGTTCTGGCCGGAAAGCAATCGGCACAAAGCCGCAAGCTTGTGCTACGAACGCGCTCTCGCCGGAAAAGTCGGTTATGATGGTCGTCCCCGCGGCGGCATCTCCGAATCTTTACTTGCTCGACCTCGTGAAAACCGGCCGCAGGTTCATCGACCGTGGCCTCGTTCTCGCGGACGGCCAGGTGGACAACATCTATCTCCCTGTCGACACTTTCAAGCTTCTGCGAATCGATGACAGTGTTGAGTACAAGAACGTCGGCGACATCAAGGTGGTCGACAGGAGCCACCTGTATCCTGGACAGGTGGTTGGGTCGGCATCCGACATGGGCGGCCAGATCGGCGTCGTCACCGGCGTCAACACCATGCTCAGCCTAGCCAAGCTCGACAACAACGGCGTGCCGGCCAAGGTCATCAGGGGGGTGTCCCCGTCTAGCCTGCGGCGCGTCAGGAGCATCAACCTTGGAGACTTTGTCGTGTCCGGGCCGTGGCTCGGCCGTGTCGTCGAGGTGTCGATCGACGTCGATGTGTTGTTCGATGACGGAGCTGTTTGCAGGATCACCGACGCAGAGTCTACGAACCTGGCGAGAGTGCATGAAAGCGGCACCATGGTGACCATGCATCGCCGCCAAATGAACAGTGTATTGCACCAGGGGCAGCACGTCACCTTGCCAGGCGCTTGTtcactcttcaaggatgctcgcTGGCTTAATGGCTACTGGCATCCTTACCGACAAGTAGGCACCATCATGAAGGTGGAGACGGCCGGCATCCTCGTCTACTGGGTTGCATCCAGACATTGTGGCACCGACAAGGGGCTAGTGGAGGCATCCGCTCCTCCAGCCTACCAGAACCCAGATGATCTTACGTTCTTCTGCGCCTCATACAATTGCTGCTGGGGGCTTGCTGACCGTTGTTTTTTTCTAGAAACTAGTTCCACCAAAGAGGATCAAGCTTGTGCTCCTGATCAACacgatggtgacgatgatgattatgatgatgatgataaagatgatgatgatgatgataaagaTGATGATGAGGCAGAGGAGGACGGGGAGAAGGAATACAACGCATGCTCAGAAGACAATCAAGAGGTGTGTGATGGATCAACCTCTCAGGTGGTACCACCCACCGAGCAGAAGGATGCGGGGTTTTATCGGAAGCAGCTAAGGAAGGTCGTCTTTGAGGGCCATAGACGAGCGCAACGGCCACAAGTCATGAGACATGTCGAGGTGGAGTTTCCAATGGTCGTCGCCGACACCTGCACCACCGTCGATGTGTTGTGGCAGGATGGCACACGACAACATGGCAGACGTTCAGCGACCGTCGTTCCCTTTGGGATCTGGAATGAGCAAGAGTTCTTCCCGGGACAGCGTGTTGTCGCCAACGTTCTTCCTATTAGCGCTGCCGTTGAAGCTACTGGTGACCATGATGATGTGACAACTACTAGCGTCAACAATAACATTGATGCGTCCGGAATTGGACCAACGGAGCGTGTGGGAATCGTCAAGAGCCTGCAATACGAGGACCAGACGGTTTGTTTATCATGGTTCAAGACGTCAGGGCACCCAGATGAGGCTAGGGAGGTCGACTGCGACCAAACTGTCAGTGCTTACGACCTAAAATTGGACTCTAACCACTCTGCTTACTATGGTGACATTGTCATTCGTGTCCTACCATCGGGATCAACAGATGACGGTGAAAGTGCACCCTTGATATTG from Triticum aestivum cultivar Chinese Spring chromosome 3B, IWGSC CS RefSeq v2.1, whole genome shotgun sequence includes these protein-coding regions:
- the LOC123064399 gene encoding probable ubiquitin-conjugating enzyme E2 23, yielding MMVVPAAASPNLYLLDLVKTGRRFIDRGLVLADGQVDNIYLPVDTFKLLRIDDSVEYKNVGDIKVVDRSHLYPGQVVGSASDMGGQIGVVTGVNTMLSLAKLDNNGVPAKVIRGVSPSSLRRVRSINLGDFVVSGPWLGRVVEVSIDVDVLFDDGAVCRITDAESTNLARVHESGTMVTMHRRQMNSVLHQGQHVTLPGACSLFKDARWLNGYWHPYRQVGTIMKVETAGILVYWVASRHCGTDKGLVEASAPPAYQNPDDLTFFCASYNCCWGLADRCFFLETSSTKEDQACAPDQHDGDDDDYDDDDKDDDDDDKDDDEAEEDGEKEYNACSEDNQEVCDGSTSQVVPPTEQKDAGFYRKQLRKVVFEGHRRAQRPQVMRHVEVEFPMVVADTCTTVDVLWQDGTRQHGRRSATVVPFGIWNEQEFFPGQRVVANVLPISAAVEATGDHDDVTTTSVNNNIDASGIGPTERVGIVKSLQYEDQTVCLSWFKTSGHPDEAREVDCDQTVSAYDLKLDSNHSAYYGDIVIRVLPSGSTDDGESAPLILGNKKKNVVPADLSWVGRVVELPSGHIQVKWGDGSTSTVSPDEIVVVKDEHYMDLLLEMGDWVEDDGIDDAPEEPVAANTDIDLQNLDNDVESVSPAMSRTSLLGFPFRSLLQLTSDVVARGKGYLMNWRPSSLSPSSELPAPANDDSIGGAAAMGTNDAAVDLTCHGFAGGMKAADATCCFPRFDVLQMSPLDHHYLEITDQEMQGASRGKSWAKTVQKEWKILENDLPETIYVRAFEDRMDLLRVVMVGVSGTPYHHGLFFFDLQLPPSYPSAPPQVYYHSFGLRLNPNLYESGTVCLSLLNTFGGEGTEVWSSTTSNLLQVVVSIQGLVLNDQPYYNEAGYGTLVNKPEGRRNALPYNENAYLLTLRTMQHLLRRPPQGYEEFVKEHFCLRGRFVLRTCNAWLQGNSVDNAHDTEASRKRSCSAGLRLALTNVVPSLMTAFTEIGAEGCEEYQ